One Hordeum vulgare subsp. vulgare chromosome 4H, MorexV3_pseudomolecules_assembly, whole genome shotgun sequence DNA window includes the following coding sequences:
- the LOC123450073 gene encoding arsenate reductase 2.2-like: MCKPRQTKRGQESPPSPSSSPATARPRPRRPETMARKGVSYVTAAQLASMASDPRVAVVDVRDEERICDAHIAGSHHYASDGFADRLPEIAEATRAKETLVFHCALSQVRGPSCARMFLDYLSEAKKESAVKNITVLERGFNGWEHSGRAICRCKDAPCKGVCS; this comes from the exons ATGTGCAAACCGCGGCAGACGAAGAGGGGGCAAGAATCTCCTCCCTCCCCATCCTCctctccggcgacggcgaggccCCGACCGCGGCGGCCGGAGACGATGGCGAGGAAGGGCGTGTCGTACGTGACGGCCGCGCAGCTcgcgtccatggccagcgacccgCGCGTCGCCGTCGTCGACGTCAG GGACGAGGAGCGGATCTGCGACGCGCACATCGCCGGGTCGCACCACTACGCCAGCGACGGCTTCGCTGACCGGCTGCCGGAGATCGCCGAGGCCACCAGGGCCAAGGAGACCCTCGTCTTCCACTGCGCCCTCAGCCAG GTGCGCGGTCCATCTTGTGCAAGAATGTTTCTGGACTATTTATCAGAGGCCAAAAAAGAGTCAGCGGTGAAGAACATCACGGTCCTTGAGCGTGGATTCAATGGATGGGAGCATTCAGGGAGAGCTATTTGCCGCTGCAAGGATGCTCCTTGCAAGGGTGTATGCTCTTAA
- the LOC123450071 gene encoding probable glucuronosyltransferase Os03g0107900, whose amino-acid sequence MTAGGEETDGKTRAFFPAQVNPPNPRAAVSLFPLPSGMRDPKLPAPAPATARRSPPPSLAGTLRRHSAWLLLAWFALSVCLFLSAAPPAASPLLRPAVLLRNTKPRALSAARAPVRIHVYDLPSRFNRDWAAADPRCGRHLFAAEVALHHALPSVRPEDADLFFVPVYVSCNFSTPNGFPSLSHARGLLADAVALLRRDMPYWNRSAGADHVFVASHDFGACFHPMEDVAIADGIPEFLKRSILLQTFGVHGPHVCQEAEHVVIPPHVPPEVALELPEPEKAQRDIFAFFRGKMEVHPKNISGRFYSKKVRTELLHHYGRNSKFYLKRKRYDDYRSEMARSLFCLCPLGWAPWSPRLVESVLLGCVPVIIADNIRLPFPSVLRWPDISLQVAEKDVASLETVLDHVVATNLSVIQKNLWDPVKRKGLVFNRPMQEGDATWQVLRELETLLDRSQSRSHVGSWRR is encoded by the exons aTGACGGCCGGGGGAGAGGAGACGGACGGAAAAACGCGAGCTTTTTTTCCAGCTCAAGTCAACCCACCAAACCCACGCGCCGCGGTGTCCCTCTTTCCCCTCCCGTCCGGCATGAGAGATCCGAAGCTccccgcgccggcgccggcgacggcgaggaggtcgCCTCCCCCCAGCCTCGCCGGCACGCTCCGGAGGCACTCCGCGTGGCTGCTGCTCGCCTGGTTCGCGCTCTCCGTCTGCCTCTTCCTCTCcgccgccccgccggccgcctccccgctCCTCCGCCCCGCCGTCCTCCTCCGCAACACCAAGCCCCGCGCCCTCTCCGCCGCCAGAGCCCCCGTCCGGATCCACGTGTACGACCTCCCCTCCCGCTTCAACCGCGACTGGGCGGCCGCCGACCCGCGGTGCGGCCGCCACCTCTTCGCGGCCGAGGTCGCGCTGCACCACGCGCTGCCGTCCGTCCGCCCCGAGGACGCCGACCTCTTCTTCGTCCCCGTCTACGTCTCCTGCAACTTCTCCACCCCCAACGGCTTCCCGTCCCTCTCGCACGCCCGGGGGCTGCTGGCCGACGCCGTCGCCCTCCTCCGCCGGGACATGCCCTACTGGAACCGCTCCGCCGGCGCCGACCACGTCTTCGTCGCCTCCCACGACTTCGGCGCCTGCTTCCACCCCATG GAGGATGTGGCCATCGCGGATGGCATACCGGAGTTCCTCAAGAGGTCAATCCTTCTACAGACATTTGGTGTACACGGCCCTCACGTGTGCCAGGAGGCAGAGCACGTGGTTATCCCGCCACACGTGCCCCCGGAGGTGGCCCTCGAGCTACCGGAGCCGGAGAAGGCGCAAAGGGACATCTTTGCCTTCTTCCGGGGCAAGATGGAGGTCCATCCCAAGAATATCAGTGGCCGCTTCTACAGCAA GAAAGTGAGGACTGAGCTACTACATCATTATGGTCGTAATAGCAAGTTCTACCTTAAGCGGAAGCGATACGATGACTACCGATCAGAGATGGCCCGTTCTCTGTTCTGCCTCTGCCCGCTGGGCTGGGCACCGTGGAGCCCTCGGCTCGTGGAATCAGTCCTGCTCGGTTGTGTCCCTGTCATAATTGCCGATAATATACGCCTGCCATTCCCTTCTGTCCTTCGGTGGCCAGACATCTCATTACAGGTGGCCGAGAAGGATGTCGCCAGTCTTGAGACGGTGCTAGACCATGTGGTGGCAACAAACTTAAGTGTGATACAGAAGAACTTGTGGGATCCTGTGAAGCGGAAGGGGCTGGTGTTCAACCGACCAATGCAAGAGGGAGATGCCACATGGCAAGTGTTGAGGGAGCTTGAAACTTTGCTAGACCGGTCTCAGAGCAGGAGTCATGTCGGATCATGGAGGAGGTGA